One genomic region from Paracoccus pantotrophus encodes:
- a CDS encoding zinc-binding alcohol dehydrogenase family protein: MSLMKALVCVEPGRLERTERPRPDAKPGHIRIRIGHIGICGTDYHIYGGQQPFLNYPRVMGHELSGRAVEASSDGRIAAGDLVVVNPYMTCGACHACAIGKPNCCENIAVLGVHADGGMCEEIVVPEANAYPAEGLSEKAAAMVEFLAIGAHGVRRGRVRAGSRVLVVGAGPIGLGAAIFAAIEGAEVTLRDTSAPRLELAATALPQARYELVGQEAAGAYDTVFDATGNIKAMNAGLQWVAHGGAYVLLSVVKGDLTFADPEFHKRETTLLASRNALKEDFEHVMASIRNGNVPIDVLATHETGIDEAVTNLPLWAEDRGTLIKAIIRV; the protein is encoded by the coding sequence ATGAGCCTGATGAAAGCCCTTGTCTGTGTTGAGCCCGGCCGCCTCGAGCGCACCGAGCGGCCTCGCCCGGACGCGAAACCCGGCCATATCCGCATCCGCATCGGGCATATCGGCATCTGCGGCACGGATTATCACATCTATGGCGGCCAGCAGCCTTTCCTGAACTATCCCCGCGTGATGGGGCACGAGCTTTCGGGCCGCGCGGTCGAGGCTTCGTCCGACGGGCGGATCGCAGCGGGCGACCTGGTGGTGGTGAACCCCTACATGACCTGTGGCGCCTGTCATGCCTGCGCCATAGGCAAACCCAATTGCTGCGAGAACATCGCCGTGCTGGGCGTCCATGCCGATGGCGGCATGTGCGAGGAAATCGTCGTCCCCGAGGCGAATGCCTATCCCGCCGAGGGGCTGAGCGAGAAGGCCGCCGCCATGGTCGAGTTCCTTGCCATCGGCGCGCATGGCGTGCGGCGCGGGCGGGTGCGGGCGGGTTCGCGCGTGCTGGTCGTGGGGGCGGGGCCGATCGGCCTTGGCGCCGCGATCTTCGCCGCCATCGAGGGGGCCGAGGTCACGCTGCGCGACACCTCCGCCCCGCGGCTGGAACTGGCGGCGACGGCGCTGCCGCAGGCGCGTTACGAACTGGTCGGGCAAGAGGCCGCGGGCGCCTATGACACGGTTTTCGACGCGACCGGCAATATCAAGGCGATGAATGCGGGCCTGCAATGGGTCGCGCATGGCGGGGCTTATGTGCTGCTGTCGGTGGTCAAGGGCGACCTGACCTTCGCCGATCCCGAATTCCACAAGCGCGAGACGACGCTGCTGGCCAGCCGCAACGCGCTGAAAGAGGATTTCGAGCATGTCATGGCGAGTATCCGCAATGGCAATGTGCCGATCGATGTCCTGGCCACGCATGAAACCGGCATCGACGAGGCGGTGACGAACCTGCCCTTGTGGGCCGAGGATCGCGGCACCCTGATCAAGGCGATCATCCGTGTCTGA
- a CDS encoding mannitol dehydrogenase family protein, which yields MSEIRTPILQFGTSRFLQAHADLFFSEAAQPRAVTVVQSSGDSVRAGRLAALAAPQGYPVVIRGLVDGKPHEAETRVTSIRRTLSTATDWAELVRVFCDEAEVVISNTGDAGYQPQPADLDPQPSQAMSFPAKLAHLLAARFHAGARALQVMPMELLPENGRVLKARVLEILRDSPEVARWVEGLPFANSLVDRIVSEPLEPAGAVAEPYALWAVEMAEGVGAPCIHSAVRMVPDLEEIERLKLHILNLGHTALADFWREGGAREGALVRELMDGPEGAALLALYEAEVIPGFARKGREAEARAYLAATLDRFRNPFLDHCIADIAQNHAQKADRRIRAFLDWAGGPAPQLQAIVERASA from the coding sequence GTGTCTGAGATCCGCACGCCCATCCTGCAATTCGGCACTTCGCGCTTTCTGCAAGCCCATGCCGACCTGTTCTTTTCCGAAGCCGCGCAGCCGCGCGCGGTGACGGTGGTGCAAAGCTCGGGCGATTCGGTGCGGGCCGGGCGGCTGGCGGCTCTGGCCGCGCCCCAGGGCTATCCGGTGGTGATCCGGGGCCTTGTGGACGGCAAGCCCCATGAGGCCGAGACCCGCGTCACCTCGATCCGCCGCACGCTGTCCACCGCGACGGACTGGGCCGAACTGGTGCGGGTCTTCTGCGACGAGGCCGAGGTGGTGATCTCGAACACGGGCGATGCCGGCTATCAGCCGCAGCCCGCCGATCTGGACCCGCAGCCCTCGCAGGCGATGAGCTTTCCCGCCAAGCTGGCGCATCTGCTGGCGGCGCGTTTCCATGCGGGGGCGCGGGCTTTGCAGGTGATGCCGATGGAACTGCTGCCCGAGAATGGCCGGGTGCTGAAGGCGCGCGTGCTGGAAATCCTGCGCGATAGCCCGGAGGTGGCGCGTTGGGTCGAGGGCCTTCCCTTCGCCAATAGCCTGGTGGACCGGATCGTGTCCGAGCCGCTGGAACCCGCGGGCGCGGTGGCCGAGCCCTATGCGCTGTGGGCCGTCGAGATGGCCGAGGGGGTCGGCGCCCCCTGCATCCACTCGGCGGTGCGGATGGTGCCCGATCTCGAGGAAATCGAGCGGCTGAAGCTGCATATCCTGAATCTCGGTCATACCGCGCTGGCGGATTTCTGGCGCGAAGGCGGCGCGCGCGAGGGCGCGCTGGTGCGGGAATTGATGGATGGTCCCGAAGGCGCCGCGCTGCTGGCACTCTATGAGGCCGAGGTGATACCCGGCTTCGCCCGCAAGGGCCGCGAGGCCGAGGCGCGCGCCTATCTGGCTGCCACCCTGGACCGTTTCCGCAACCCATTCCTGGACCACTGCATCGCCGATATCGCCCAGAACCACGCGCAAAAGGCCGATCGCCGCATCAGGGCCTTCCTGGACTGGGCCGGCGGCCCCGCCCCGCAACTGCAAGCCATCGTCGAAAGAGCAAGCGCATGA
- a CDS encoding UxaA family hydrolase, producing the protein MTASRPSFLHLNPADNVGVALRALTAGEEGLGVTLRADIPLGHKFALKPVAKGRPVVKYGQVMATAMQDIAPGDHVHSHNAAMSDSHSDRATNTGVMHTPPARRSFMGYARPDGRAGTRNFIGILASVNCSSTVCHAIAAAANRDLLPRFPGIDGFAPIVHDQGCGMANAGEGFDALIRVLKGYRDHPNFGGVLIVGLGCEVNQLTLYKRDDWTTERFGTFNIQEVGGSASAVRRALELLEPICAAASRDSRSEQPVSKLVLGMQCGGSDGFSGITANPALGVASDMLVAAGGTSILSETPEIYGAEHLLIARADPETGAKIRAMIDWWRNYAAKNGASLDNNPSPGNKKGGLTTILEKSLGAVAKGGLSPLAGAFAYAEPIRIPGFVFMDSPGYDPVAATGQVAAGANLIAFTTGRGSCFGAKPTPSIKLASNSELFRRMPEDMDIDCGVVVTEGVGLERMGQRIYELLLDTASGKRSKSEEFGYGDNEFVPWKIGATL; encoded by the coding sequence ATGACTGCCAGCCGGCCTTCCTTCCTGCATCTCAACCCCGCCGACAATGTGGGTGTCGCCCTGCGCGCGCTGACCGCCGGAGAGGAGGGGCTTGGCGTCACCCTGCGTGCCGATATTCCGCTGGGACACAAATTCGCGCTGAAGCCTGTGGCGAAAGGGCGGCCGGTGGTGAAATACGGGCAGGTCATGGCAACAGCGATGCAGGACATCGCGCCGGGCGATCACGTCCACAGTCACAATGCAGCCATGTCGGACAGCCATTCCGACCGTGCCACCAATACCGGTGTGATGCACACGCCGCCCGCGCGGCGCAGCTTCATGGGCTATGCGCGGCCCGACGGCCGTGCCGGGACGCGGAACTTTATCGGCATCCTCGCCTCGGTCAACTGCTCCTCGACCGTGTGCCATGCCATCGCGGCGGCGGCGAATCGCGACCTGCTGCCGCGCTTTCCGGGCATCGACGGCTTCGCGCCCATCGTCCACGACCAGGGCTGCGGCATGGCTAATGCGGGCGAGGGCTTCGATGCACTGATCCGCGTGCTGAAGGGCTATCGCGACCACCCGAATTTCGGCGGCGTGCTGATCGTGGGCCTGGGCTGCGAGGTCAACCAGTTGACGCTTTACAAGCGCGATGACTGGACGACGGAACGCTTCGGCACCTTCAATATTCAGGAGGTCGGCGGCTCGGCCTCGGCCGTGCGCAGGGCACTGGAACTGCTGGAACCGATCTGCGCGGCGGCCAGCCGCGACAGCCGCAGCGAGCAGCCGGTCTCGAAGCTGGTGCTAGGGATGCAATGCGGCGGCTCGGACGGGTTTTCGGGCATCACCGCCAACCCGGCGCTTGGGGTGGCCTCGGACATGCTGGTGGCGGCGGGCGGCACCTCGATCCTGTCGGAAACGCCCGAGATCTATGGCGCCGAGCATCTGCTGATCGCCCGCGCCGATCCCGAAACGGGCGCGAAGATCCGCGCCATGATCGACTGGTGGCGCAACTATGCCGCGAAGAATGGCGCCAGCCTCGACAACAATCCCAGTCCTGGCAACAAGAAGGGTGGGCTGACGACGATCCTGGAAAAGTCGCTCGGCGCGGTCGCCAAGGGCGGGTTGTCGCCGCTGGCCGGGGCCTTCGCCTATGCCGAGCCGATCCGCATCCCCGGCTTTGTCTTCATGGACAGCCCCGGCTACGACCCGGTGGCGGCGACGGGGCAGGTGGCGGCGGGGGCGAACCTGATCGCCTTCACCACCGGGCGGGGGTCGTGCTTCGGGGCGAAGCCCACGCCCTCGATCAAGCTGGCTTCGAACAGCGAGCTGTTTCGCCGGATGCCCGAGGATATGGATATCGACTGCGGCGTAGTGGTGACCGAAGGCGTCGGGCTGGAGCGGATGGGCCAGCGCATCTACGAGCTGCTGCTGGACACGGCCTCGGGCAAGCGCAGCAAGTCCGAGGAGTTCGGCTATGGCGACAATGAATTCGTGCCATGGAAGATCGGAGCCACGCTGTAG
- a CDS encoding LysR family transcriptional regulator yields the protein MSRYRFNLKHIEAFLEVADQGTFRRAAERLATTQPNISNRIAQLEDQIGHRLMERDAGSVQLTPRGQALLEPARALIAAADTFVVATGDETKFQGILRLGISEMVAHSWLRQFLREMKVRFPQIDVDLTIDMSANLSRALFDRDLDLTLQNAPFDRVARQSVELGQTTHYWVASPDLGFRKGTVGAKELASHAILTHSRNSRAYQQIAAHFQSINQPVRLVSSSYMGSCLQMALDGLGVACLPAAMLDEALSEQRLICVDYAWRPENLAFFARYLVDPAPPYLSEAVAIAHRLFPPRASIE from the coding sequence ATGTCCCGCTACAGGTTCAATCTGAAACACATCGAAGCTTTCCTGGAGGTTGCCGATCAGGGCACATTTCGCCGTGCCGCTGAACGTCTGGCGACGACGCAGCCAAACATTTCAAACAGGATCGCGCAGCTTGAGGACCAGATTGGTCATCGACTGATGGAGCGTGATGCCGGATCGGTGCAGCTGACGCCCCGCGGGCAGGCGCTTCTGGAACCGGCGCGGGCGCTCATCGCGGCCGCAGATACCTTCGTGGTTGCGACTGGTGACGAGACGAAGTTTCAGGGTATTCTGCGGCTTGGCATCAGTGAGATGGTTGCGCATTCTTGGCTGCGGCAGTTCCTGCGTGAGATGAAGGTACGTTTCCCGCAGATCGATGTGGACCTGACCATCGACATGAGCGCGAATCTCAGCCGGGCGCTGTTCGATCGCGATCTGGACCTGACCTTGCAGAACGCGCCGTTCGATCGTGTGGCACGCCAGTCCGTGGAACTGGGACAGACCACGCATTATTGGGTGGCCTCGCCGGATCTTGGGTTTCGAAAAGGTACCGTCGGGGCAAAGGAACTTGCCAGCCACGCGATTCTCACACATTCGCGAAATTCGCGCGCCTATCAGCAGATCGCGGCACATTTTCAAAGCATCAACCAGCCGGTGCGGCTGGTTTCTTCCTCCTATATGGGCAGTTGCCTGCAAATGGCGCTGGACGGTCTTGGTGTCGCTTGTCTGCCCGCCGCCATGCTGGACGAGGCGCTTTCCGAACAGCGGCTGATCTGCGTCGATTACGCTTGGCGTCCTGAAAATCTTGCGTTTTTCGCGCGCTATCTCGTAGATCCCGCGCCGCCCTATCTGAGCGAGGCGGTGGCCATCGCGCATCGGCTGTTTCCACCCAGGGCGAGCATAGAATAA
- a CDS encoding hydantoinase/oxoprolinase family protein — translation MANSKTRLGVDIGGTFTDVVLETGGARHSTKVLTTYAAPEDAIIEGMHRVCAKASIAPQEIRQIIHGTTLATNALIERRGAKTALITTQGFRDVIEMRTESRFEQYDLNLVLPEPLLPRNRRYTVAERMDADGNVLIPLDEAEVEALAATLAEGDYDSVAIGLLHAYVNDAHERRIAGILSRKLPDVMISLSCEVSPQMREYERFNTTIANAYIKPLMKSYLGRLAQRLRDEGADCPVFLMHSGGGVIDIDTAAEFPVRLVESGPAGGAVFAADIAARHGLDKVLSFDMGGTTAKICLIKNSMPKTARVFEVARSYRFKKGSGMPISIPVIDMVEIGAGGGSLAHVDSMNQIRVGPESAGSEPGPACYGRGGQRPAVTDADLVLGKLDPENFAAGTIKLYPANSEAALDRDLGQRLSMPVIEAAWGLAEVVDENMANAARVHAVENGEDLSEYTMIAFGGAAPLHAGRLCEKLGIARCLIPQGAGVGSAIGFLRAPFSFEATRSSFMKIDDFDVAAVKALFADMEQEAISFVRGCDGSADILTEYKAYMRYSGQGWEIPVVLTPEQAAAPDAQTLLGLFEAEYGKLFGRPVEGLQVEIVVWSVNAFTPPAPVHPVVPPAPAGPAKVSGRRQLFDAALGRMTDAAAVLRDALADGQRVDGPAVVIEEETTLVLPASRSLIAQSDGCLDITINASAAAAPAARKETANV, via the coding sequence ATGGCGAACAGCAAGACACGACTCGGCGTCGATATCGGCGGGACCTTCACCGATGTGGTGCTGGAAACGGGCGGCGCGCGACACTCCACCAAGGTCTTGACGACCTATGCTGCACCCGAGGATGCGATCATCGAAGGGATGCACCGGGTCTGTGCCAAGGCCAGCATCGCGCCGCAAGAGATTAGACAGATTATCCACGGCACGACCCTGGCCACCAATGCCCTGATCGAGCGGCGCGGGGCCAAAACGGCGCTGATCACGACCCAAGGCTTTCGCGATGTCATCGAGATGCGTACCGAAAGCCGGTTCGAACAATATGACCTGAACCTTGTCCTGCCCGAGCCGCTGCTGCCGCGAAACCGCCGCTATACCGTAGCCGAGCGCATGGATGCCGATGGCAATGTGCTGATCCCTCTGGACGAGGCTGAGGTCGAGGCGCTGGCGGCGACGCTCGCCGAAGGCGACTATGACAGCGTGGCCATCGGCCTGCTGCATGCCTATGTCAACGACGCGCATGAACGCCGGATCGCCGGGATCCTGTCGCGGAAACTGCCCGATGTGATGATCTCGCTGTCCTGCGAGGTCTCGCCGCAGATGCGCGAATACGAGCGTTTCAACACCACCATTGCCAACGCCTATATCAAGCCGCTGATGAAATCCTATCTAGGTCGGCTGGCGCAGCGCCTGCGCGACGAGGGCGCCGATTGCCCGGTCTTTCTGATGCACTCCGGCGGCGGCGTCATCGACATCGACACGGCCGCTGAATTCCCGGTGCGGCTGGTCGAATCTGGCCCGGCGGGCGGCGCCGTCTTTGCCGCCGACATCGCTGCGCGGCACGGTTTGGACAAGGTGCTGAGCTTTGACATGGGCGGGACCACAGCCAAGATCTGCTTGATCAAAAATAGCATGCCCAAGACCGCCCGTGTCTTCGAAGTGGCGCGCAGTTATCGCTTCAAGAAAGGGTCGGGAATGCCGATCTCGATTCCGGTCATCGACATGGTCGAGATCGGTGCCGGCGGCGGCAGTCTGGCGCATGTCGACTCGATGAACCAGATCCGGGTCGGACCGGAAAGCGCCGGCTCCGAGCCGGGGCCCGCCTGTTACGGGCGCGGCGGCCAGCGCCCGGCGGTGACCGATGCCGATCTGGTGCTGGGCAAGCTGGACCCCGAGAATTTCGCCGCCGGTACGATCAAGCTGTATCCCGCGAATTCCGAGGCCGCGCTGGACCGCGATCTGGGTCAGCGGCTGTCAATGCCGGTGATCGAAGCCGCCTGGGGTCTGGCCGAGGTGGTTGACGAAAACATGGCGAATGCCGCCCGCGTCCATGCCGTCGAGAATGGTGAGGACCTCAGCGAATACACGATGATCGCTTTTGGCGGTGCGGCGCCCCTGCATGCCGGTCGCCTGTGCGAAAAGCTGGGGATCGCGCGCTGCCTGATCCCGCAAGGCGCGGGCGTCGGCTCGGCCATCGGATTTCTGCGCGCGCCCTTCAGCTTTGAGGCGACGCGCTCATCCTTCATGAAGATCGATGATTTCGATGTGGCTGCGGTCAAGGCACTGTTTGCGGACATGGAGCAAGAGGCGATCAGTTTCGTCCGGGGCTGCGATGGCTCGGCCGATATCCTGACCGAATACAAGGCCTATATGCGCTATTCCGGGCAGGGTTGGGAAATTCCTGTCGTCCTGACACCCGAACAGGCTGCCGCGCCCGACGCGCAGACCCTTCTTGGTCTGTTCGAGGCGGAATATGGCAAGCTGTTCGGCCGCCCGGTCGAGGGGCTGCAAGTCGAGATCGTCGTCTGGTCGGTCAATGCCTTCACGCCCCCAGCCCCGGTTCATCCGGTCGTGCCCCCCGCGCCGGCCGGCCCGGCCAAGGTCAGCGGTCGCCGCCAGCTTTTTGACGCAGCGCTTGGGCGGATGACAGATGCCGCCGCGGTCCTGCGCGACGCGCTTGCAGATGGCCAGCGCGTCGATGGCCCGGCCGTCGTCATCGAAGAGGAAACGACGCTGGTCCTGCCCGCCAGCCGCAGCCTGATCGCGCAGTCTGACGGCTGTCTGGATATCACCATCAACGCCAGCGCCGCCGCTGCGCCAGCCGCCCGAAAGGAAACCGCCAATGTCTGA
- a CDS encoding hydantoinase B/oxoprolinase family protein: MSEIGKVAYQVMWNRLISVVEEQAQALVRTAFSTSVREAGDLSAGVYNETGEMLAQAVTGTPGHVNAMADAVPHFIRRIGRENILEGDVYITNDPWEGTGHLHDITVVSPSFHQGRLVGFFACTAHIVDIGGRGFGADGNSVYEEGLYLPIMKLAERGAIDHTLIRIIRSNVREPDQLVGDIYALATCNEVGHRRLIGMIEEFGLSDLAGISRFILENSRRATLERINALPMGSASGEMQIDGYDQPIDLRVKILIEKDRIVADWAGTSGIDRKGINVPLVYTKAYTCYALKCAIAPEIPNNAASLAPFEIIAPENSIVNALHPAPVSLRHVIGHMLPDTIYGALDQLLPDTVHAEGAGCLCNFQVSVRPRSDVPAPAGTRRAEVLAFNSGGSGARPRLDGMNATAFPSGVMTMPVEATEQVGPVIFWRKELRPDSGGAGRFRGGLGQLMEVGARDGHEFDFQAMFDRVDHPARGRRGGGNGAPMTIGRDDGQAMKCKGKQFMPHGRKVMLGLPGGAGYGPPAERPQELVRRDLALGYISPAFARDHYGLADDEIAVITASARLGEVF; this comes from the coding sequence ATGTCTGAGATCGGAAAAGTCGCCTATCAAGTGATGTGGAACCGCCTGATCTCGGTTGTCGAGGAGCAAGCGCAGGCACTGGTGCGCACCGCCTTCTCGACCAGCGTCCGCGAGGCAGGTGATCTGTCGGCCGGCGTCTATAACGAGACGGGCGAGATGCTGGCGCAGGCCGTTACCGGTACGCCGGGCCATGTGAACGCCATGGCCGATGCGGTGCCGCATTTCATCCGCCGGATCGGCCGCGAGAACATCTTGGAAGGCGATGTCTACATCACCAACGACCCATGGGAGGGCACCGGCCACCTGCATGACATCACCGTGGTATCGCCGTCGTTTCATCAGGGTCGTCTGGTTGGCTTCTTTGCCTGCACCGCCCATATCGTGGACATCGGCGGGCGCGGCTTTGGCGCGGATGGCAACTCGGTCTATGAAGAGGGGTTGTATCTGCCGATCATGAAGCTGGCCGAACGCGGGGCGATCGACCACACTCTGATCCGCATCATTCGCAGCAATGTCCGCGAACCCGATCAACTGGTCGGCGACATCTATGCCCTGGCGACCTGCAACGAAGTCGGCCATCGCCGCCTGATCGGCATGATCGAGGAGTTCGGCCTGTCCGATCTGGCCGGGATCTCTCGCTTCATCCTTGAAAACTCGCGCCGCGCGACGCTCGAGCGGATCAACGCCCTGCCCATGGGCAGCGCCAGCGGCGAAATGCAGATCGACGGCTATGATCAGCCCATCGACCTGCGGGTTAAGATCTTGATCGAAAAGGACCGGATCGTCGCGGATTGGGCAGGAACCTCGGGGATCGACCGCAAGGGCATCAACGTGCCGCTGGTCTATACCAAGGCCTATACCTGCTACGCGTTGAAATGCGCCATCGCGCCTGAAATCCCCAATAACGCGGCCTCGCTGGCTCCGTTCGAGATCATCGCGCCGGAAAACAGCATCGTCAACGCGCTGCATCCCGCGCCGGTCAGCTTGCGCCATGTGATCGGCCATATGCTGCCCGACACCATCTATGGTGCGCTGGACCAGCTTTTGCCCGACACCGTCCACGCCGAGGGCGCGGGCTGCCTGTGCAATTTTCAGGTCTCGGTCAGGCCGCGCAGCGATGTGCCGGCACCTGCAGGGACCCGCCGCGCCGAGGTGCTGGCCTTCAACTCGGGTGGTTCGGGCGCGCGCCCCCGCCTTGACGGGATGAATGCGACGGCTTTTCCCTCGGGCGTGATGACCATGCCGGTCGAGGCCACTGAGCAAGTCGGACCGGTGATCTTCTGGCGCAAGGAACTGCGGCCCGATTCCGGCGGCGCCGGGCGCTTCCGCGGCGGCCTTGGCCAGTTGATGGAGGTCGGCGCCCGCGACGGGCACGAGTTCGACTTTCAGGCCATGTTCGACCGGGTGGACCATCCCGCCCGCGGGCGGCGCGGCGGCGGCAACGGTGCGCCGATGACCATTGGGCGCGACGATGGCCAAGCCATGAAGTGCAAGGGCAAGCAGTTCATGCCCCACGGCCGCAAGGTGATGCTGGGACTGCCCGGTGGCGCCGGATATGGCCCGCCCGCCGAACGCCCGCAGGAGCTGGTGCGCCGTGACCTTGCGCTTGGCTATATCAGCCCAGCCTTCGCGCGGGATCACTACGGGCTTGCCGATGACGAGATTGCCGTGATCACCGCAAGCGCACGTCTGGGAGAAGTGTTCTGA
- a CDS encoding HpcH/HpaI aldolase family protein — translation MTVMRKNPFLAAIRSGQPQIGLWITLCSGLAAEIVAGADFDWVLLDTEHSPSEIGTVLSQLQAFSGRRTVPIVRPDWNDAVKVKRLMDIGPPGLLFPMVQSPAEAEAAVRATRYPPHGIRGFSSTTRANDFGRIPDYLAHVEEETAVLVQVETRAAILQVDAIGRTDGVDGVFFGPADIAADLGRLGQPMHADVWDTVLPAARRLIAASVPVGTLVSDVDFARRLIAEEGFSFVACGVDTGILARGADALARKMRE, via the coding sequence ATGACCGTAATGCGCAAGAATCCGTTTCTGGCAGCGATTCGTAGTGGTCAACCGCAGATCGGCCTGTGGATTACGCTTTGCTCGGGGCTGGCGGCCGAGATCGTCGCGGGGGCGGATTTCGACTGGGTGCTGCTGGATACCGAGCATTCCCCAAGCGAGATCGGCACCGTGCTGAGTCAGCTTCAGGCCTTTTCGGGGCGCCGGACGGTGCCAATCGTGCGGCCGGACTGGAACGATGCGGTCAAGGTCAAGCGGCTGATGGATATCGGCCCGCCGGGACTGCTGTTTCCCATGGTCCAGTCCCCGGCCGAAGCCGAGGCGGCGGTTCGCGCAACGCGTTATCCGCCGCACGGCATCCGCGGATTCAGCAGCACCACAAGGGCCAATGATTTCGGTCGCATCCCCGACTATCTGGCCCATGTCGAAGAGGAGACCGCCGTTCTGGTGCAGGTCGAGACCCGCGCCGCGATCCTGCAGGTCGACGCCATCGGCCGGACCGATGGCGTCGATGGCGTCTTCTTTGGGCCGGCCGATATCGCCGCCGATCTTGGCCGGCTTGGTCAGCCGATGCATGCCGATGTCTGGGACACTGTGCTGCCGGCCGCGCGACGCCTGATCGCCGCAAGCGTGCCGGTCGGCACGCTGGTGTCGGATGTCGACTTCGCCCGCCGCCTGATCGCCGAGGAAGGTTTCAGTTTCGTCGCCTGCGGCGTCGATACCGGCATTCTGGCGCGCGGCGCCGATGCACTGGCGCGCAAGATGAGGGAATGA
- a CDS encoding pyridoxal phosphate-dependent aminotransferase, with translation MKFTTEYLKSVCPSASATISLRAKKLRASGKDVIDLGLGEPDFDTPPHIIEAAMQAARDGQTRYPPTSGTAALKSAIRAKFARDNALEFSDEQIIVSNGAKQVIFDALMATLTPGDEVILCAPYFDAYRNIIALLGGRRKVVACRAKDGFRLRPEDLEAAIGPRTRWLILNAPSNPTGTVYDADELRALGSVLARHPHVAILSDEIYEHIHFGRHPHVAFAATCPDLADRILTVNGVSKAYAMTGWRIGYGAGPAALIRSMTTVQSQISSGACSVAQAAAAAALHGPQDSVAQFVATFRERRDLVVSAVAGIADLTLVRPDGAFYALIDCSALTGDDEAFVRHLLDNAGVAAVPGSVYEMPGHFRISTACATGVLDDAMRRIAQAAATFRAASAAPHAPA, from the coding sequence GTGAAATTCACCACCGAATATCTGAAATCCGTCTGCCCCTCGGCCTCGGCCACGATCAGCCTGCGCGCCAAGAAGTTACGCGCCTCGGGCAAGGACGTGATCGACCTGGGGCTGGGCGAGCCGGATTTCGACACGCCGCCCCATATCATCGAAGCGGCCATGCAAGCGGCCCGTGACGGCCAGACGCGCTATCCGCCGACCAGCGGGACGGCTGCATTAAAATCCGCAATCCGCGCGAAATTCGCCCGCGACAACGCGCTGGAGTTCAGCGACGAGCAGATCATCGTGTCGAATGGTGCCAAGCAGGTCATCTTCGACGCGCTGATGGCCACGCTGACACCGGGCGACGAGGTGATCCTCTGCGCGCCTTATTTCGACGCCTATCGCAACATCATCGCGCTGCTAGGCGGGCGCCGAAAGGTCGTCGCGTGCCGCGCCAAGGACGGCTTCCGCTTGCGGCCCGAGGATCTTGAGGCGGCGATCGGTCCGCGCACGCGCTGGCTGATCCTGAATGCGCCATCGAACCCGACCGGCACGGTCTATGACGCCGACGAATTGCGGGCCTTGGGGAGCGTTCTCGCGCGTCATCCGCATGTCGCGATCTTGTCGGACGAAATTTACGAACACATCCATTTCGGCCGCCATCCGCATGTCGCCTTTGCCGCGACCTGCCCCGATCTGGCCGACCGCATCCTGACCGTGAACGGCGTCAGCAAGGCCTATGCGATGACGGGCTGGCGCATCGGTTACGGGGCCGGGCCGGCGGCGCTGATCCGGTCAATGACCACGGTGCAATCGCAGATCTCGTCGGGGGCCTGCAGCGTCGCGCAGGCGGCGGCGGCGGCGGCACTGCACGGCCCTCAGGACAGCGTGGCGCAGTTTGTGGCGACCTTCCGGGAACGGCGCGATCTGGTGGTGTCGGCGGTTGCCGGCATTGCCGATCTGACGCTGGTGCGGCCGGATGGCGCTTTTTACGCGCTAATCGATTGTTCGGCCCTGACCGGCGATGACGAGGCCTTCGTGCGCCATTTGCTGGACAATGCCGGCGTTGCGGCCGTGCCCGGCAGCGTCTACGAAATGCCGGGGCATTTCAGGATTTCGACCGCATGCGCGACCGGGGTTCTGGACGACGCCATGCGCCGGATCGCGCAGGCCGCCGCGACGTTTCGCGCCGCCAGCGCCGCGCCGCACGCACCCGCCTGA